One region of Prochlorococcus marinus str. GP2 genomic DNA includes:
- the chlP gene encoding geranylgeranyl reductase — MLRVAVIGGGPSGSCAAEILAKAGIKTWLFERKLDNAKPCGGAIPLCMVEEFDLPESIIDRKVRHMRMISPSNREVDISLDRVYGKSDNEFIGMCRREVMDAFMRNRASDLGATLINGLVTSIDTGDNNQGPYKLSYSDFTNGDKKGELKELTVDLLIGADGANSRVAKAMDAGDYKVAIAFQERIKLPKEEMSYYEDLAEMYVGTDVSPDFYGWVFPKYDHVAVGTGTMQKNQSLIKGLQEGVRNRAKKRLVNGEVIKVEAHPIPEHPRPRRVVGRMALVGDAAGYVTKSSGEGIYFAAKSGRMCAEEIVEASKNGQVIPSEKDLKNYLKKWDKKYGTTYKVLEILQNIFYRNDSAREAFVEMCDDMDVQRLTFDSYLYKRVVSMKPLQQLKITMLTLGSILRGKALAPLKYKPVDSAVRENKEVEKMLENYSIKGGIKVKSSKV, encoded by the coding sequence ATGTTGAGGGTAGCTGTTATTGGTGGAGGTCCCAGTGGTTCATGTGCTGCAGAAATACTTGCTAAAGCTGGAATAAAAACTTGGCTCTTCGAGAGAAAATTAGATAATGCGAAACCATGTGGAGGAGCAATTCCACTTTGCATGGTCGAAGAATTTGATTTGCCTGAGTCAATTATTGATAGAAAAGTAAGGCATATGAGAATGATATCTCCATCAAATAGAGAAGTAGACATAAGTTTAGATAGAGTTTATGGAAAAAGTGATAATGAGTTTATTGGCATGTGTAGAAGAGAAGTTATGGATGCCTTTATGCGAAACAGAGCATCAGATCTTGGTGCTACATTAATAAATGGATTAGTTACTTCTATTGATACTGGCGATAATAATCAAGGGCCATATAAGCTTTCCTACTCAGATTTTACGAATGGAGATAAAAAAGGGGAATTAAAAGAGCTTACTGTTGACCTTTTGATCGGAGCTGATGGAGCCAATAGCAGAGTAGCAAAAGCAATGGATGCAGGCGATTACAAAGTTGCTATAGCATTTCAAGAAAGAATTAAATTGCCTAAAGAAGAAATGAGTTACTACGAAGATCTTGCTGAAATGTATGTTGGAACTGATGTTTCTCCTGATTTTTATGGGTGGGTATTTCCTAAATATGATCATGTTGCTGTGGGCACAGGAACCATGCAAAAGAATCAGTCATTAATTAAAGGACTTCAAGAGGGTGTAAGAAATAGGGCAAAGAAAAGACTTGTTAATGGTGAAGTAATAAAGGTAGAAGCTCACCCTATTCCGGAACATCCAAGGCCTAGAAGGGTAGTTGGGAGAATGGCATTGGTTGGTGATGCAGCTGGTTATGTTACAAAAAGTTCTGGAGAGGGTATTTATTTTGCTGCAAAAAGCGGAAGAATGTGTGCTGAAGAAATTGTTGAAGCATCAAAAAATGGTCAAGTAATTCCATCAGAAAAAGATTTAAAAAACTATCTTAAAAAATGGGATAAAAAATATGGCACAACTTATAAGGTTCTAGAAATCCTTCAAAATATTTTCTACAGAAATGATTCTGCTAGAGAAGCCTTTGTTGAGATGTGTGATGACATGGATGTTCAAAGACTTACTTTTGATAGTTACTTATACAAAAGAGTTGTCTCTATGAAACCATTACAGCAACTTAAAATTACGATGCTTACACTTGGTTCGATTTTAAGAGGGAAAGCCCTAGCGCCACTAAAATATAAACCCGTTGATAGTGCTGTTAGGGAAAATAAAGAGGTAGAAAAAATGCTAGAAAATTATTCAATAAAGGGAGGAATTAAAGTTAAGAGTTCAAAAGTGTAA
- a CDS encoding M15 family metallopeptidase, whose amino-acid sequence MELNKDNDQFDIPLAKRTYLNNPNSTLLKKILIFSPFLFLIFSVVALRLIKNIEIGSLDNLNFQSQINHDRRILGHLPYAEISKEKLVLIEPNIEVHMDMRDSLLKMREEAKKDGIYLVFLSGYRSINLQNDIFYSLKSIRNQDAAERARVSAPPGYSEHSTGFAIDIGDATQRETDFETNFENTNAFRWLIKNAAKFHFKLSFNKHNKYIDYEPWHWRYEGSIEALKVFESANRKL is encoded by the coding sequence TTGGAACTAAACAAAGATAACGATCAATTTGACATACCACTTGCCAAAAGAACTTACCTAAATAATCCAAATTCAACATTATTAAAAAAAATATTAATATTTTCTCCATTTCTTTTTCTTATATTTTCTGTCGTTGCATTGCGATTAATTAAAAATATAGAAATAGGATCTCTTGATAATCTTAATTTTCAATCTCAGATAAATCACGACCGTAGAATTTTAGGTCATTTACCCTATGCGGAAATTTCTAAGGAGAAACTTGTTTTAATTGAGCCTAATATTGAAGTTCATATGGATATGCGCGATTCTCTTCTAAAGATGAGAGAAGAAGCCAAAAAGGATGGGATATATTTAGTCTTCTTGAGTGGTTATAGATCAATAAATTTGCAAAACGATATCTTTTATTCTTTAAAATCTATTAGAAATCAAGACGCCGCAGAAAGAGCTAGAGTTTCAGCCCCTCCAGGGTATTCCGAACATAGTACAGGATTCGCAATCGACATTGGTGATGCTACTCAAAGAGAGACAGACTTTGAAACCAACTTCGAAAATACTAACGCCTTTAGATGGTTAATAAAAAATGCAGCTAAGTTTCACTTTAAGTTATCGTTCAACAAACATAATAAATATATAGATTACGAACCCTGGCATTGGAGATATGAGGGGTCAATTGAAGCATTAAAAGTTTTTGAAAGCGCAAATAGAAAATTATAA
- the typA gene encoding translational GTPase TypA: MSSSIKEIRNVAIIAHVDHGKTTLVDALLSQSGIFRDNEVIPTCVMDSNDLERERGITILSKNTSVNYKDTRINIIDTPGHADFGGEVERVLGMVDGCLLIVDANEGPMPQTRFVLKKALEKGLRPIVFVNKIDRPRVVPEIAIDKVLDLFLELGADDDQCDFPYLFGSGLSGFAKEEMESNSDNMMPLFEAIIRHVPPPVGDSNKPLQLQITTLDYSDFLGRIVIGKIHNGTIKNGQQASLIKENGKTIKGKVSKLLGFEGLQRIDINEAFAGDIVAVSGFDDVNIGETIACPDSPHPLPLIKVDEPTLNMTFVVNDSPFAGKEGKFVTSRQLKNRLERELLTNVALRVEETDSPDRFSVSGRGELHLGILIETMRREGFEFQISQPQVIFREIDNVECEPIETLVLDVPEVSVGSCIEKLGSRKAEMKNMQTSSDGRTQLEFLVPSRGLIGFRGEFVRITRGEGIMSHSFYEYKPKAGDFETRRNGVLIAFEEGVATFYALKNAEDRGVYFIKPGVKVYKGMIIGENNRPQDLELNICKTKQLTNMRSAGAEELDTLQSPVDITLERALEYIGPDEMLEVTPDSIRMRKINKKKKN, translated from the coding sequence ATGTCATCTTCGATAAAAGAAATTAGAAATGTTGCAATTATTGCTCACGTAGATCATGGGAAGACAACTCTTGTAGATGCATTGTTATCTCAATCAGGAATATTTAGAGACAATGAAGTTATCCCTACATGTGTAATGGATTCAAATGATCTTGAAAGAGAAAGGGGGATAACAATTCTCTCAAAAAATACCTCAGTTAACTACAAAGATACCAGAATAAATATTATTGATACACCTGGACATGCTGATTTTGGAGGAGAAGTTGAGAGGGTTTTGGGAATGGTTGATGGTTGTCTGCTTATTGTTGATGCAAATGAGGGACCTATGCCTCAAACAAGATTTGTTTTAAAAAAAGCATTAGAAAAAGGACTTAGGCCTATAGTCTTTGTGAATAAAATTGATAGACCACGAGTTGTACCAGAAATAGCAATTGATAAGGTCCTTGATTTGTTTTTGGAGTTAGGTGCTGATGATGATCAATGTGATTTCCCTTATCTTTTTGGGAGTGGCTTATCTGGTTTCGCAAAAGAAGAGATGGAATCTAATAGTGACAATATGATGCCTCTTTTTGAAGCTATTATTAGACACGTTCCTCCTCCAGTAGGTGATTCTAATAAGCCTCTTCAGCTACAAATAACTACTTTGGACTATTCTGATTTCTTAGGCAGAATAGTAATTGGGAAGATCCACAATGGAACTATAAAAAATGGCCAACAGGCAAGTTTAATTAAAGAAAACGGAAAAACTATTAAAGGTAAGGTTAGTAAGCTTTTAGGATTTGAAGGATTACAAAGAATTGATATAAATGAAGCATTTGCAGGTGATATTGTTGCTGTTTCTGGTTTCGATGACGTCAATATTGGTGAGACCATAGCATGTCCCGATTCTCCTCATCCTCTTCCATTAATCAAAGTTGATGAACCTACTTTAAATATGACTTTTGTTGTCAATGATTCACCATTCGCGGGTAAGGAAGGGAAATTTGTTACTAGTAGACAATTAAAAAATAGATTGGAGAGGGAACTTTTAACAAATGTTGCCCTGAGAGTAGAAGAAACTGATTCTCCTGACAGGTTCTCAGTTTCAGGAAGAGGAGAATTGCATCTAGGGATATTGATTGAAACTATGAGAAGAGAGGGTTTTGAGTTTCAAATCTCACAACCTCAAGTAATTTTCAGAGAAATTGATAATGTTGAATGTGAGCCTATAGAGACTTTGGTTTTAGATGTTCCTGAAGTATCTGTTGGTTCTTGCATCGAAAAGCTTGGATCTAGAAAGGCAGAGATGAAAAACATGCAGACAAGTTCAGATGGTAGAACTCAATTAGAATTTCTAGTGCCATCAAGAGGATTAATTGGATTTCGCGGGGAGTTTGTAAGGATAACAAGAGGTGAAGGTATCATGAGCCATTCGTTTTATGAATATAAACCTAAAGCAGGAGACTTTGAAACCAGAAGGAACGGAGTTCTAATAGCTTTTGAGGAAGGTGTAGCCACATTTTATGCTTTAAAGAATGCTGAAGATAGGGGAGTATATTTCATTAAACCTGGAGTTAAAGTTTATAAAGGAATGATAATTGGTGAGAATAATCGACCTCAAGATCTTGAGTTGAATATATGTAAAACTAAGCAGTTGACTAATATGAGATCTGCAGGGGCAGAAGAACTTGATACGTTGCAGTCACCTGTGGATATTACCCTTGAAAGAGCACTCGAATATATTGGCCCAGATGAAATGCTAGAGGTAACACCGGATTCAATAAGAATGAGAAAAATAAATAAAAAGAAAAAAAATTAG
- a CDS encoding DUF309 domain-containing protein yields the protein MNEESAKSFQDSLFIALNLFNNHEWYEAHDAFEEIWNSLDGDERQVIQGILQVSVSQFHLSQGNLNGATILLGEGLGRIKTRTKIDLGVDLESFCQCLEDLLRKLQYRELLNENDKPFLKPL from the coding sequence ATGAACGAAGAAAGTGCAAAAAGTTTTCAAGATTCCCTTTTTATAGCTTTAAATCTTTTTAACAATCATGAATGGTACGAGGCTCATGATGCTTTTGAAGAAATATGGAATTCCCTAGATGGTGACGAAAGACAAGTTATCCAAGGAATTTTACAAGTATCTGTTTCTCAGTTTCACTTAAGTCAAGGAAATTTAAATGGAGCTACTATTTTGCTCGGAGAGGGTTTAGGCAGAATAAAAACTAGAACCAAGATTGATTTAGGGGTTGATCTTGAATCCTTTTGCCAATGTTTGGAAGATTTATTAAGGAAATTACAATATAGAGAACTATTAAACGAAAACGATAAGCCTTTTTTGAAACCTCTTTGA
- the lptB gene encoding LPS export ABC transporter ATP-binding protein, producing MTLNIHNVSLSIKGKLIVNDVSITVNPGEVVGLMGPNGAGKTTTFNLAVGNIKPDRGEILMNGKNITNLPLPIRSRLGLGYLTQEASIFRDLTVKDNIDLALQNSSYSRAAIRNRREQLINEFNLNNFVDNYGYQLSGGERRRCEIARALTVGRKGPRYLLLDEPFAGIDPLAVNDLKKLILKLSSDGVGILITDHNVRETLLITNKSYVLSEGKILANGSSSELADNPIVKKYYLGDNFKL from the coding sequence ATGACCTTAAATATTCATAATGTATCCCTTTCAATTAAAGGAAAATTAATTGTAAATGATGTTTCCATAACTGTTAATCCAGGGGAAGTTGTAGGTTTGATGGGACCTAATGGTGCTGGGAAAACTACAACTTTTAATCTTGCAGTTGGGAATATAAAACCAGATAGAGGTGAAATTTTAATGAATGGGAAAAATATAACCAATCTTCCTCTACCAATTAGATCAAGACTTGGGTTAGGGTACTTAACTCAGGAGGCGAGTATATTTAGAGACCTCACAGTTAAGGATAATATAGATTTGGCTTTACAAAATTCATCTTATAGTAGAGCAGCGATAAGAAATAGAAGAGAACAATTAATTAATGAATTTAATTTGAATAACTTTGTAGATAATTATGGTTATCAACTTTCAGGAGGAGAGAGGAGGAGGTGTGAAATTGCAAGGGCTCTAACAGTAGGCAGAAAAGGACCTAGATATTTGTTATTAGACGAACCTTTTGCTGGGATAGATCCTCTAGCTGTTAATGATCTAAAGAAACTAATTCTAAAATTAAGTAGTGATGGGGTGGGGATTCTCATTACAGACCATAATGTGAGGGAAACCCTTCTAATTACTAACAAATCATATGTATTAAGTGAAGGAAAAATTTTAGCTAACGGTTCATCAAGCGAATTGGCTGATAATCCAATAGTCAAGAAGTATTATCTAGGAGATAATTTCAAACTTTGA
- the ccsB gene encoding c-type cytochrome biogenesis protein CcsB produces the protein MILDNFFKNFIYEPVSVLGLLVFYFLLINLPISLGAVFKKKSSAAVRLITILVNLLITLQLLFRWSISGHFPISNLYESLYFLTWGITLGQLLVEREYQAPIIPSIAIPIELLTVAFACFVLPEDLKISSNLVPALRSSWLVMHVSVVMLSYAALIIGSLLSMSVLFINKNKPLQIRSSSTGIGGFKLLNSHPLNDLVEPIEFSHSETLDTLSYRSILVGFVLLTLGLISGAVWANEAWGTWWSWDPKETWAFISWLFYAAYLHMRISKGWQGRKPALLASTGFLVVLVCYLGVNFLGIGLHSYGWIFG, from the coding sequence ATGATACTAGATAATTTTTTTAAAAATTTTATATATGAACCGGTTTCAGTTTTAGGTCTTTTAGTTTTTTATTTTTTATTAATTAACTTACCAATATCTTTGGGTGCGGTTTTTAAAAAAAAATCTTCTGCTGCTGTAAGACTCATTACGATTTTAGTGAACTTATTAATAACATTACAATTACTTTTTAGGTGGTCAATTTCTGGGCATTTTCCTATTAGCAATTTGTATGAATCTCTTTATTTCCTTACTTGGGGTATCACATTAGGTCAACTATTGGTTGAAAGAGAATACCAAGCTCCAATAATTCCCTCAATTGCTATACCTATTGAGTTACTGACTGTGGCTTTTGCTTGTTTTGTTCTACCTGAGGATTTGAAAATATCATCCAATTTAGTTCCAGCTTTAAGGTCTAGTTGGTTAGTAATGCATGTTAGCGTCGTAATGCTTAGTTATGCAGCATTAATAATAGGTTCTTTACTTTCAATGTCCGTTTTGTTTATCAATAAAAATAAGCCACTTCAAATCAGAAGTAGTTCTACAGGTATAGGAGGATTTAAACTTTTAAATAGCCATCCCTTAAATGATTTAGTTGAACCTATTGAATTTTCTCATTCAGAAACATTAGATACATTAAGTTACCGTTCTATATTGGTGGGTTTTGTTCTTTTGACTCTCGGTTTAATTTCAGGTGCAGTTTGGGCTAATGAGGCCTGGGGCACATGGTGGAGTTGGGATCCAAAAGAAACATGGGCATTTATCTCATGGTTGTTTTATGCTGCTTATCTGCACATGAGAATAAGCAAGGGTTGGCAAGGACGCAAACCAGCATTATTAGCATCTACAGGCTTTTTAGTTGTTTTAGTATGTTATTTAGGAGTTAATTTTTTAGGAATAGGTTTGCATAGTTATGGATGGATATTTGGGTAA
- the rpe gene encoding ribulose-phosphate 3-epimerase has translation MTESNQAKLTGANRPIQIIPSVLPADWANMGACVKELEEAGVDRIQFDVMDGNFVPNLTFGPEMIAACRKYCNVPFETQLMVSQYNCETMLESYVNATKGANGDPGVVIAHAEANIHLHRVLGRIRDLGGSPSVALNPHTPFEMIKNIMDMVDHVLVMTVNPGFGGQAYIPTMLNKIKEIRNFIIEKNLDVDIEVDGGIKANWTISQCADAGANCFIAGSGMFAYPTLKEGCDDLRKVAQEAQKGNVLSEPQ, from the coding sequence ATGACTGAGTCAAATCAAGCAAAATTAACTGGTGCAAATAGACCAATTCAAATAATTCCTTCAGTTTTACCGGCAGATTGGGCAAATATGGGGGCATGTGTGAAAGAGCTCGAGGAAGCTGGGGTAGATAGAATTCAATTTGATGTAATGGATGGAAATTTCGTACCAAATCTTACATTTGGTCCTGAAATGATTGCTGCATGCAGGAAATATTGCAATGTCCCTTTTGAAACTCAATTAATGGTAAGCCAGTACAACTGTGAAACAATGCTTGAATCTTATGTAAACGCTACAAAAGGGGCAAATGGTGATCCAGGAGTAGTAATAGCTCATGCTGAAGCAAATATTCATTTACATAGAGTTCTTGGAAGAATAAGAGATTTAGGTGGATCTCCTTCTGTTGCATTGAATCCTCATACTCCTTTTGAAATGATTAAAAACATAATGGATATGGTTGATCATGTTTTAGTTATGACAGTTAATCCAGGCTTTGGAGGACAAGCTTATATACCAACAATGCTTAATAAAATAAAAGAAATAAGAAACTTTATTATCGAAAAAAACTTAGATGTCGACATTGAAGTTGATGGGGGGATAAAAGCAAATTGGACTATTTCACAATGTGCCGATGCTGGTGCTAATTGTTTTATTGCAGGTAGCGGAATGTTTGCTTACCCAACATTAAAAGAAGGATGTGATGACTTGAGAAAAGTTGCACAAGAAGCACAAAAAGGGAATGTTCTTTCAGAACCTCAATAA
- the glpX gene encoding class II fructose-bisphosphatase — MNQTLIQEILEVVEQAAIASAKLTGLGQKDEADAAAVEAMRLRMGKIEMKGKIVIGEGERDEAPMLYIGEEVGSGSGPGVDFAVDPCEGTNLCANNQRGSMAVLAASDTGGLFNAPDFYMNKLAAPPAAKGKVDIRNSATENLKILSDCLGLSIDELTVVVMDRTRHKDLIKEIRGCGAKVQPISDGDVQAAIACGFAGTGTHCLMGIGAAPEGVISAAAMRALGGHFQGQLVYDPAIAQTSEWADYTKEGNIKRLNEMGILDIDKIYEANELASGENVVFAGSGITDGLLFDGVKFERDCVRTSSLIISTLDSTARFTNTVHIKDGAKSISL; from the coding sequence GTGAATCAAACTTTAATTCAAGAAATTCTCGAAGTTGTCGAGCAAGCAGCTATTGCCTCAGCAAAACTAACAGGACTTGGTCAAAAAGATGAAGCTGATGCAGCAGCTGTCGAAGCAATGAGATTGCGAATGGGCAAAATTGAAATGAAAGGGAAAATTGTTATTGGAGAAGGTGAAAGAGATGAAGCACCCATGCTTTATATAGGTGAAGAGGTTGGTAGTGGAAGTGGCCCAGGGGTTGACTTTGCAGTAGATCCTTGTGAAGGAACTAATCTTTGTGCGAATAATCAAAGAGGTTCTATGGCGGTTTTAGCTGCCTCTGATACAGGTGGTCTTTTCAATGCTCCTGACTTTTACATGAACAAATTAGCAGCTCCTCCTGCGGCCAAAGGTAAAGTTGATATTAGAAATTCAGCTACTGAAAACTTGAAGATACTTAGTGATTGCTTGGGCCTTTCTATTGATGAGCTTACTGTAGTTGTAATGGATAGAACTAGACATAAAGATTTAATTAAAGAGATTCGAGGATGTGGTGCAAAAGTACAGCCGATTTCTGATGGTGATGTTCAAGCTGCGATTGCATGCGGTTTTGCAGGAACTGGAACACATTGCTTGATGGGTATAGGTGCAGCTCCAGAGGGTGTTATTTCAGCTGCTGCAATGAGAGCTCTCGGCGGACACTTTCAAGGACAACTAGTTTATGATCCCGCAATCGCTCAAACTTCTGAATGGGCTGATTACACAAAAGAAGGAAATATAAAACGTCTTAATGAAATGGGCATATTAGATATAGATAAAATCTATGAGGCAAATGAATTGGCATCGGGAGAAAATGTTGTTTTCGCTGGAAGTGGAATAACTGATGGATTATTATTTGACGGAGTTAAATTTGAAAGGGATTGTGTTAGAACAAGTAGTCTAATTATTAGTACATTAGATAGTACTGCAAGGTTCACAAATACTGTCCATATAAAAGATGGTGCTAAGAGTATCAGCCTTTAA
- a CDS encoding glutamyl-tRNA reductase — protein MHIVVVGLSHRTAPVEVREKLSIPDQSITESLKALKAFSDVLEVSILSTCNRLEIYALVKDKNTGISSIKEFISEYSGIIFEDLNPHLFCFRQEEAVLHLMKVSAGLDSLVLGEGQILSQVKKMMRLGQENQSTGPILNRLLTQSVSTGKKVRSETNLGTGAVSISSAAVELAQLKIGQEKGFDTLVSLESENVLVVGAGRMSRLLITHLKSKGCHKLILLNRNIDRALNLAQDFPDLEIVCKGLNELEENISVSSLVFTSTASEEPIIDLTKIKKINLSNRLKFIDIGVPRNISNDVKQHEFVESFDVDDLQEVVSRNQEFRQKIAREAESLVEEERIIFLEWWASLEAVPVINKLRSDLELIRKEELQKALSRMGPDFSARERKVVEALTKGIINKILHTPVTKLRSPQSREERQVSLKIVEKLFSLVEEDKNN, from the coding sequence ATGCATATTGTTGTCGTCGGACTGAGTCATCGCACGGCACCTGTAGAAGTGCGTGAGAAGTTAAGTATTCCTGACCAATCCATAACAGAGTCATTGAAAGCATTAAAAGCTTTCTCTGATGTATTAGAGGTGTCAATTTTAAGTACTTGTAATAGGCTGGAAATATATGCGCTAGTAAAGGATAAAAATACTGGAATTTCATCTATCAAAGAATTCATATCAGAATATTCTGGAATTATTTTTGAAGATTTAAATCCACATCTTTTTTGCTTTAGACAGGAAGAAGCAGTTTTGCATTTGATGAAAGTCTCTGCAGGACTAGATAGCCTCGTTTTAGGGGAAGGACAAATCCTTTCGCAGGTAAAAAAAATGATGAGATTAGGTCAAGAGAATCAATCTACTGGACCAATTCTTAATAGATTATTAACTCAATCAGTAAGTACAGGTAAAAAAGTAAGATCCGAAACAAATTTAGGAACTGGAGCTGTGTCAATCAGTTCAGCAGCGGTAGAACTAGCTCAATTAAAAATTGGACAAGAAAAGGGTTTTGATACTCTTGTAAGTTTGGAATCAGAGAACGTTCTTGTTGTTGGCGCCGGACGAATGAGTAGGCTTTTAATAACTCATTTAAAATCAAAAGGATGTCATAAACTTATCCTTTTAAATAGAAATATTGATAGAGCATTAAATCTTGCTCAAGACTTCCCTGATTTAGAGATTGTTTGTAAAGGCTTAAACGAATTAGAAGAAAATATATCAGTATCTTCGCTTGTTTTCACCAGTACTGCTTCTGAAGAGCCAATTATAGATCTCACAAAAATTAAAAAAATAAATTTGAGTAATAGACTTAAATTTATTGATATTGGTGTACCGAGAAATATATCTAATGATGTCAAACAACATGAATTTGTTGAATCATTTGATGTTGATGACTTACAAGAGGTCGTTTCAAGAAATCAAGAATTTAGACAGAAAATAGCAAGGGAAGCAGAATCTTTAGTAGAAGAAGAAAGGATCATTTTTCTAGAATGGTGGGCAAGTTTAGAGGCCGTTCCAGTAATTAATAAACTTAGATCAGATTTGGAGTTAATTAGAAAAGAGGAATTGCAAAAAGCACTTAGCAGAATGGGACCAGATTTTTCGGCTAGAGAAAGAAAAGTTGTGGAAGCTCTGACTAAGGGAATAATTAATAAAATACTTCATACGCCGGTCACCAAGTTGAGAAGCCCTCAATCAAGAGAAGAAAGACAAGTTTCTTTGAAAATCGTTGAAAAATTGTTTTCTTTGGTAGAAGAGGATAAAAATAACTAA
- a CDS encoding glucose-1-phosphate adenylyltransferase has protein sequence MKRVLAIILGGGKGSRLYPLTKMRAKPAVPLAGKYRLIDIPISNCINSGIEKMYVLTQFNSASLNRHIGRTYNLNGPFGQGFVEVLAAQQTPDSPKWFEGTADAVRKYQWLFQEWDVDEYLILSGDQLYRMDYSLFVQHHRDNDADLTVAALPVDEAQAEGFGLMRTDDLGNIKEFSEKPTGENLKAMAVDTSKFGLSKESAAEKPYLASMGIYVFSRNTLFDLLNKFPNYTDFGKDIIPEALNRGDTLKSYVFDDYWEDIGTIGAFFESNLALTEQPKPPFSFYDEKFPIYTRPRFLPPSKLVDAQITDSIVCEGTILKSCSILHCVLGVRSRIESDSVLEDTLVMGADFFESPEERIKLRKGGGTPLGVGEGTTVKRAILDKNTRIGDNVVIINKDRVEEADKPELGFYIRNGIVVVVKNATIANGTVI, from the coding sequence ATGAAGCGTGTGTTGGCCATAATCCTCGGAGGAGGAAAAGGTTCTAGACTTTACCCTCTAACAAAAATGAGGGCTAAACCTGCTGTGCCATTGGCAGGTAAGTATCGTTTGATAGATATTCCGATTAGTAATTGTATAAATTCAGGCATTGAAAAAATGTACGTATTGACCCAGTTCAATAGTGCATCTCTAAATAGACATATAGGAAGAACCTATAATTTAAATGGCCCTTTTGGCCAAGGATTTGTGGAGGTTTTAGCTGCACAACAGACTCCTGATAGTCCGAAGTGGTTTGAAGGTACTGCTGATGCTGTAAGAAAATACCAATGGTTATTTCAAGAATGGGATGTTGATGAATATTTAATATTGTCAGGTGATCAACTTTACAGAATGGACTACAGTTTATTTGTTCAACATCATAGAGATAATGATGCTGATTTAACTGTTGCAGCTTTGCCCGTTGATGAAGCTCAAGCAGAAGGTTTTGGGCTAATGAGAACCGATGATTTAGGAAATATAAAAGAATTTAGTGAAAAGCCTACTGGAGAGAATTTGAAGGCTATGGCAGTAGATACTTCAAAATTTGGATTAAGTAAGGAGTCAGCTGCCGAAAAACCATATCTAGCCTCTATGGGGATTTACGTTTTTAGCAGAAATACTCTCTTCGATCTTCTAAATAAATTTCCTAATTATACGGATTTCGGTAAGGACATAATTCCAGAAGCCCTAAATAGAGGCGATACTCTTAAAAGTTATGTATTCGATGATTATTGGGAAGATATCGGCACAATTGGGGCATTCTTTGAGTCAAACCTTGCATTGACTGAGCAACCAAAACCTCCATTTAGTTTTTATGATGAGAAATTTCCAATTTATACTAGACCTAGATTTTTACCCCCTTCTAAACTTGTAGATGCTCAAATTACTGATTCAATTGTTTGTGAAGGCACAATCTTGAAGTCATGCAGTATTTTACATTGTGTTTTAGGTGTAAGAAGCAGGATTGAAAGTGACTCGGTTCTTGAGGATACTCTTGTTATGGGAGCTGATTTCTTTGAATCCCCTGAAGAGAGGATTAAATTAAGAAAAGGGGGCGGAACACCTCTTGGAGTAGGTGAAGGGACTACTGTAAAAAGAGCAATTCTTGATAAAAATACAAGAATTGGCGATAATGTCGTGATCATTAATAAAGATCGAGTAGAAGAAGCAGATAAGCCAGAATTAGGCTTTTATATCAGAAATGGAATTGTTGTAGTAGTTAAAAATGCAACTATTGCAAACGGAACTGTTATTTAA